In Micromonospora cremea, the genomic window CCGCCTCCGCCGAGGCCATTGAGGACTGCGCGGCGCTCGCGCTCTCCCGGGGGGCGTTCATGGAGCTGGTGCACTCCAACCCGCGCATCCTGGACGCGGTGATGCGCTCGCTGGGTGCGCTGATCCGCCGGCTCACCGAGCAGAACGCCGACCACGTCTTCCTCGACCTGCCCGGTCGGGTGGCCAAGACGCTGGTCCGGCTCGCTGGCGAGAGTCAGGCTCCGATGATCACGATCGAGCTCAACCAGAGCCAGCTGGCCGAGATGGCCGGCGGCTCCCGGCAGAGCGTCAATCAGGCGATCGGCTCGTTCGCCAGTCGTGGCTGGCTGCGTACCGAGGGGCGGCGGATCGTGGTGACCGACGTCGCCGCGCTGCGCCGACGCGCCGGCATGAACGACCGCTGACCCGCCGGCGCGGGCAGCGCACCGAAGCGGACACGACGCGGCCGGGTCACCCGTTGGCGACCCGGCCGCGTCGTCGCGTCACCGGCGCTGAGTCAGACCCCGGAGCTGCCCGGCCCGGCCCACTTGTCCGGACCCTTGCCGTCACCGTCCGAGCCGTGGGACTGCTCGATGACGATGCCCTCGGCCTGGAGGGTGGCGAGCGTGGCGGCGTCGACGTCCACCGAGTCACCCGCGGAGTGGCTGACCCCGTTGCCGTCGGTCCAGTCGCTCTCCAGCTTGACGTACACCATTGACCTGTCCCCCTCTGGTCGCTGATCGACATGTGGCCGCCTGAATCTAGTCCGTCGAGCCGCTTGTGGACTGTCCACAAGCCAACAGGCCGGTACCTGACAGCGGCGCCGGCGGTGATACTTCCTCTGACGCGACGCCGTGGGGGGCGTCCGGTTCGCCAGTGGAGGGTGTCATCGCCGCGCAGTGTGGGCGCTGTGGACGCACGGCCGCCGAGGGTGACCGCTTCTGCGGTGGCTGCGGCGCCGAGCTGGGCGCGGTCTGCCCGCACTGCCTGCGTCCGCTCGCGTCGGACGTCACGTTCTGCACCTCGTGCGGGTCGCCACGGCCGGGCACGGACCGGCCGGCCGCGGTCAGCCCGCAGGAGGACCGCCGCCGGGTGAGCGTGCTCTTCGTCGACCTGATCGACTTCACCCCGTACGTGGAGCGGGCCGACCCGGAGCAGGTCCGTGGCATGCAGACGGGCTTCTTCTCCGCGGCC contains:
- a CDS encoding Crp/Fnr family transcriptional regulator, with protein sequence MEVRLPEPGDALTGVEMFAGLEPEVRQRVIAAAVPRTYRKGQLLFVENDPGESLIVLRRGAVAVFRTAPTGERAVLSVIRPPDVLGEVSLLDASTRSASAEAIEDCAALALSRGAFMELVHSNPRILDAVMRSLGALIRRLTEQNADHVFLDLPGRVAKTLVRLAGESQAPMITIELNQSQLAEMAGGSRQSVNQAIGSFASRGWLRTEGRRIVVTDVAALRRRAGMNDR